One stretch of Armatimonadota bacterium DNA includes these proteins:
- a CDS encoding STAS domain-containing protein — protein MNLKVNASSLGEKASAISLEGEVDVFTAPLLKQQIISLLDDGVTDITVDLGAVEYLDSTALGVLIGGLKRLRERDGTLSLVIPNPRIRRIFEITGLDKIFDIYQTQDEALGSKGG, from the coding sequence ATGAACCTCAAGGTCAACGCGAGCTCGCTCGGCGAGAAAGCCTCGGCGATCAGCCTCGAAGGCGAGGTGGACGTTTTCACAGCGCCCCTGCTGAAGCAGCAGATCATCAGCCTGCTCGACGACGGCGTCACCGACATCACTGTAGACCTCGGAGCCGTAGAGTACCTCGACAGCACGGCGCTTGGAGTACTCATCGGAGGCCTCAAGCGCCTGAGAGAACGCGACGGAACGTTGAGCCTCGTCATCCCCAACCCCAGAATCAGGCGAATCTTCGAGATCACAGGCCTGGACAAGATCTTCGACATATACCAGACGCAGGATGAAGCACTTGGTAGCAAGGGAGGTTAG
- the aspS gene encoding aspartate--tRNA ligase, with protein MDWQRTRKCGELTAEDIGAEVRLNGWVQKRRDHGGLIFIDLRDRWGIVQVVVDPSTAKAAHKEAETVRSEFVLSVQGKVRRRPEGTENPQLSTGEIEVATEEIQILNTSKTPPFHISDETGVDELVRLKYRYLDLRRPAMQEKLILRHKLIKLMRDFLDAREFVEIETPILIKSTPEGARDYLVPSRLYPGNFYALPQSPQQLKQLLMVAGIERYFQIAKCFRDEDPRADRQPEFTQLDLEMSFCKQDDVLEIIEALMIEIVETLSDKKIVKPFPRLTYAEAMERYGTDKPDLRFGLELVSFADIVAGSEYMVFKNALEKGGEVKGVLAPGCASYSRKDIDDITALARTFGAKGLLTIQVTPEGIRSPSAKYLTEQEMSGIVERSGAKVGDMIMIVADEPAVAAKALAGLRLEMGRRLNLCDPEMLYFAWVVDFPMFEWDEKANRWDSAHHPFTSPHEDDIPLLDSDPGKARSNAYDLVCSGAEVASGSIRIHQREVQEKVFRLLNIPEEEQKARFGHMLEAFEYGAPPHGGIAPGIDRLVMLMLGEENIREVIAFPKTATAYDPMTEAPSAVTEDQLKELHIKLREGAASEIRTV; from the coding sequence ATGGACTGGCAGAGGACGAGGAAATGCGGCGAACTGACGGCTGAGGACATCGGCGCGGAGGTCCGCCTCAACGGATGGGTTCAGAAGCGGCGCGACCACGGCGGGCTGATCTTCATTGACCTGCGCGACCGATGGGGAATCGTGCAGGTCGTGGTTGACCCGAGCACCGCGAAGGCTGCCCACAAGGAGGCCGAGACCGTCCGGAGCGAGTTCGTCCTCAGCGTGCAGGGCAAGGTAAGAAGGCGCCCGGAGGGAACCGAGAACCCACAACTCTCGACGGGCGAGATCGAGGTCGCAACTGAAGAGATACAGATTCTCAACACTTCCAAGACGCCGCCGTTCCACATCTCAGACGAGACCGGCGTAGATGAACTCGTGCGCCTCAAGTACCGCTACCTCGACCTTCGGCGCCCGGCAATGCAGGAGAAGCTGATCCTGCGGCACAAGCTCATCAAGCTGATGCGCGACTTCCTCGACGCACGCGAGTTCGTCGAGATCGAGACGCCGATCCTGATCAAGAGCACACCCGAGGGCGCAAGGGACTACCTCGTGCCGAGCCGGCTCTACCCGGGGAACTTCTACGCGCTGCCCCAGTCGCCCCAGCAGCTCAAGCAGCTTCTGATGGTTGCGGGCATCGAGCGCTACTTCCAGATCGCGAAGTGCTTCCGCGACGAGGACCCGAGAGCAGACCGCCAGCCGGAGTTCACTCAGCTCGACCTCGAAATGTCGTTCTGCAAGCAGGACGACGTGTTGGAGATCATCGAGGCGCTGATGATCGAGATCGTCGAAACGCTCTCCGACAAGAAGATCGTGAAGCCGTTCCCGCGCCTGACATACGCCGAGGCGATGGAGAGGTACGGGACCGACAAGCCGGACCTGCGATTCGGGCTCGAACTCGTGAGCTTCGCGGATATCGTGGCCGGCAGCGAGTACATGGTGTTCAAGAACGCGCTCGAGAAGGGCGGCGAGGTGAAGGGCGTGCTCGCGCCGGGATGCGCGAGTTACAGCCGAAAGGACATTGACGACATCACGGCGCTCGCCCGAACGTTCGGGGCCAAAGGCCTGCTGACGATACAGGTCACGCCCGAGGGCATCAGGTCGCCGAGCGCGAAGTACCTGACCGAGCAGGAGATGTCCGGCATCGTGGAGCGCTCGGGTGCGAAGGTCGGCGACATGATCATGATCGTCGCGGACGAGCCGGCGGTCGCCGCGAAGGCGCTCGCCGGGCTGCGGCTGGAGATGGGCAGACGGCTGAACCTGTGCGACCCGGAGATGCTCTACTTCGCGTGGGTCGTTGACTTCCCGATGTTCGAGTGGGATGAAAAGGCGAACCGATGGGACTCAGCGCACCACCCGTTCACCTCGCCGCATGAGGACGACATCCCGCTGCTCGACTCCGATCCGGGCAAGGCGCGCTCGAACGCATACGACCTCGTCTGCAGCGGAGCGGAGGTCGCCAGCGGGAGCATCAGGATCCACCAGCGCGAGGTACAGGAGAAGGTCTTCCGCCTGCTCAACATCCCTGAAGAGGAACAGAAGGCCAGATTCGGCCACATGCTCGAGGCCTTCGAGTACGGCGCCCCACCCCACGGCGGGATCGCTCCGGGCATTGACCGCCTTGTGATGCTGATGCTCGGAGAGGAGAACATCCGCGAGGTGATCGCGTTCCCCAAGACCGCGACGGCGTACGATCCGATGACGGAAGCCCCATCGGCGGTGACCGAGGACCAGCTCAAGGAACTGCATATCAAGCTGCGCGAGGGGGCGGCGTCGGAGATACGCACCGTGTAG
- a CDS encoding replication-associated recombination protein A: MRRSDDDQPTDLFDHAATKAAESEAPLAARMRPRTLDEFIGQEHIVGPGKLLRRAIETDELRSVIFWGPPGCGKSSLASIIARTTKSHFDNFSAVTSGVADIRKIIEKARERRKFYGHKTILFVDEIHRFNKAQQDAFLPHVEDGTIVLIGATTENPYFEVNSPLISRSRIFRFEQLGDEQMEQIIRQAIEDEERGLGKFRVEVAEEAMRFMVGIANGDARGVLNALELAALTIPPDEEGRRLVTVELAEEAIQQRAISYDKDGDNHYDIISAFIKSMRGSDPDAALYWLARMIYAGEDARFIARRIVIQAAEDVGNADPMALVLATAAAHAVEYVGMPEAQIPLAQAAVYLACAPKSNASYLGISRALKDVAERRTEPVPLHLRDTNYRGARQMGHGRGYKYPHDFPGGYVEQRYVPEGAQSQPYYEPTERGREAKFKARLDRIRGKSEGSDEPEGE, encoded by the coding sequence ATGCGGCGATCCGACGACGATCAGCCAACAGACCTCTTCGACCACGCGGCCACGAAGGCCGCGGAGAGCGAAGCCCCCCTTGCAGCCCGCATGCGGCCGCGCACCCTCGACGAGTTCATCGGACAAGAACACATCGTGGGCCCCGGGAAGCTGCTTCGCAGGGCAATCGAGACCGACGAGCTTCGGTCGGTGATATTCTGGGGGCCCCCCGGCTGCGGCAAAAGCAGCCTGGCATCCATCATAGCCCGAACCACGAAGAGCCACTTCGATAACTTCAGCGCCGTGACTTCCGGGGTCGCCGACATCCGCAAGATCATCGAGAAGGCCCGAGAGCGGAGGAAGTTCTACGGCCACAAGACGATCCTCTTCGTGGACGAGATCCACCGCTTCAACAAGGCACAGCAGGACGCCTTTCTGCCGCACGTCGAGGACGGTACCATCGTCCTCATCGGGGCCACCACCGAGAACCCATACTTCGAGGTCAACTCGCCGTTGATCTCGCGATCGCGGATATTCCGGTTCGAGCAACTCGGCGACGAACAGATGGAACAGATCATCCGGCAGGCGATCGAGGACGAAGAGCGCGGACTGGGAAAGTTCCGCGTCGAGGTAGCGGAGGAGGCGATGCGTTTCATGGTTGGCATCGCGAACGGCGACGCGAGGGGCGTGCTCAACGCGCTGGAACTCGCGGCGCTCACGATACCGCCGGACGAGGAGGGCAGGCGCCTGGTCACCGTGGAGTTGGCAGAGGAAGCAATCCAGCAGAGGGCGATCAGCTACGACAAGGACGGCGACAACCACTACGACATCATATCGGCATTCATCAAGTCCATGCGCGGCTCGGACCCGGACGCGGCCCTCTACTGGCTGGCGCGGATGATCTACGCGGGAGAAGACGCGAGGTTCATAGCGCGCAGGATCGTCATCCAGGCGGCGGAGGACGTCGGGAACGCCGACCCGATGGCGCTCGTGCTGGCGACGGCCGCGGCTCACGCGGTGGAGTACGTCGGGATGCCAGAGGCGCAGATCCCCCTCGCGCAGGCGGCGGTCTATCTCGCGTGCGCGCCGAAAAGCAATGCCTCGTATCTTGGGATCAGCAGGGCGCTGAAGGACGTCGCGGAGAGGCGCACGGAGCCGGTCCCACTTCACCTCAGGGACACAAACTACCGGGGCGCTCGCCAGATGGGCCACGGCAGAGGATACAAGTACCCGCATGACTTCCCCGGCGGGTATGTCGAGCAGAGGTACGTACCGGAGGGTGCGCAGTCGCAACCCTACTACGAGCCCACCGAGCGAGGGCGGGAAGCGAAGTTCAAGGCGCGGCTGGACAGAATCAGGGGCAAGTCGGAGGGGTCGGACGAGCCGGAAGGCGAGTAG
- the mnmA gene encoding tRNA 2-thiouridine(34) synthase MnmA → MSGGVDSSVAAAMLVREGYDVFGVTMNLRPIESEPDETGRACCSPAAAADARRVADLLGIPHYVLDFSDVFREAVIGDFIEEYRRGRTPNPCVRCNRFVKFEALMEKARALGADRIATGHYARIVFDALRGRWLLKRGTDSSKDQSYALYAMTQEQLARTLMPLGGLTKTETRAIARELGLEVASKAESQDICFADGRDYAGFLSRAAPELVSPGPILDTSGREIGRHRGIAFYTVGQRRRIGIAAREPLYVVEIDTRRNAVVVGTNSELYSGGLVASEMNFVSIERPGGTIAGTAKIRYNMQDSEALLSVQADDTALIRFERPQRAVAPGQAVVFYAGEDVVGGGTIESALR, encoded by the coding sequence ATGAGCGGGGGAGTGGACAGCTCCGTCGCGGCGGCGATGCTGGTGCGCGAGGGCTACGACGTCTTCGGCGTGACCATGAACCTGCGGCCGATTGAGTCCGAGCCGGACGAGACCGGCCGCGCGTGCTGTTCGCCGGCGGCGGCCGCAGACGCTCGCCGGGTCGCGGACCTGCTCGGCATCCCGCACTACGTGCTGGACTTCTCGGACGTATTCAGGGAAGCCGTGATCGGCGACTTCATCGAGGAGTACCGTCGGGGGCGGACCCCTAATCCCTGCGTGAGATGCAATCGGTTCGTGAAGTTCGAGGCGCTGATGGAGAAGGCCCGCGCACTCGGGGCGGACAGGATCGCAACAGGACACTACGCCAGGATCGTGTTTGACGCGCTTCGCGGGCGATGGCTGCTCAAGCGGGGGACGGACTCCTCCAAGGACCAATCGTACGCCCTATACGCGATGACCCAGGAACAGCTTGCGCGCACCCTCATGCCGCTCGGAGGGCTGACTAAGACCGAGACGCGAGCTATCGCCCGCGAACTCGGGCTGGAGGTGGCTTCCAAGGCGGAGAGCCAGGACATATGCTTCGCGGACGGCCGCGACTACGCCGGATTCCTGAGCCGGGCGGCGCCGGAACTCGTGTCGCCCGGGCCGATCCTCGACACATCGGGCAGAGAGATCGGCCGGCACAGGGGCATCGCGTTCTACACGGTCGGCCAGCGCCGGCGCATCGGAATCGCGGCCCGCGAGCCTCTCTACGTCGTCGAGATAGACACCCGACGCAACGCGGTGGTCGTCGGAACGAACTCGGAGCTGTATTCGGGCGGGCTCGTCGCCTCGGAGATGAACTTCGTCTCGATCGAGCGCCCGGGGGGTACAATTGCGGGCACGGCGAAGATCAGGTATAATATGCAGGATTCGGAGGCGCTGCTGAGCGTGCAGGCGGATGACACGGCGCTGATCAGATTCGAGCGGCCTCAGAGAGCCGTCGCGCCGGGGCAGGCCGTGGTCTTCTACGCCGGCGAGGACGTCGTCGGAGGCGGAACGATCGAATCCGCCCTGAGGTAA
- a CDS encoding YtxH domain-containing protein codes for MSNDDERNVLLSVLAGIGLGAVIGATAGLLLAPRAGSETRQDLRKTAEDLKARAEELAGQLSESVDSLVGKSREMVDSAKTKVQQAVDAGKQAVAEKRQELEQQIEGTTEA; via the coding sequence ATGAGCAATGACGATGAGAGAAACGTGTTGTTGAGCGTGCTGGCAGGCATCGGGCTGGGCGCAGTGATCGGCGCGACGGCGGGGCTGCTTCTGGCGCCGAGAGCCGGTTCGGAGACACGCCAGGACCTCAGGAAGACAGCGGAGGACCTCAAGGCCAGGGCAGAGGAACTAGCCGGCCAGTTGAGTGAGTCGGTTGACAGCCTCGTCGGCAAGAGCAGGGAGATGGTTGACTCTGCCAAGACAAAGGTTCAGCAAGCAGTGGACGCCGGCAAACAGGCTGTGGCGGAGAAGCGCCAGGAACTCGAGCAGCAGATAGAAGGCACGACCGAGGCCTAG
- a CDS encoding histidine--tRNA ligase, whose protein sequence is MRYAAPRGTADVLPRESPKWQYVESKFRDVCLLYGYNELRTPTFEETELFARSIGQHTDIVSKEMYTFLDRGERSMTLRPEGTAPIVRAYLQHSLFGEMPVTKVHYVASIFRYERPQAGRFREHHQVGVEALGSQDPAIDAEVISLLMQYLTSLGLQGLELKINSVGCPECRPGYREALRKAVEPYLAELCGNCQTRYDANPLRMLDCKVPGCRELTVNVPDIADHLCEECSGHLGSVLRYLELLGIGYVLDPRLVRGFDYYTKTAFEVASSHLGSQNAVGGGGRYDGLVEEMGGQPTPGVGFGSGIERTLAIMEAQGIETPDTARPDIFVATLGEGSREAGIRLVADLRRAGIAAETDYSGKSLKAQMKAAGREQARFTAIIGDDEMSRGLAKLRNMETREETDVPLDQAVEKIRRLLA, encoded by the coding sequence ATGAGATATGCCGCGCCGCGCGGGACGGCCGACGTTTTGCCGCGCGAGAGCCCCAAATGGCAGTACGTCGAGAGCAAGTTTCGCGATGTCTGCCTCCTATACGGTTACAATGAGCTCCGTACGCCCACATTCGAGGAAACGGAGCTTTTTGCGCGCAGCATCGGCCAGCATACCGACATCGTAAGCAAGGAGATGTACACGTTCCTCGATCGCGGCGAGCGGAGCATGACTCTCCGGCCCGAAGGCACCGCGCCAATCGTGCGCGCGTACCTCCAGCACAGTCTTTTCGGCGAGATGCCGGTCACGAAGGTGCACTACGTCGCAAGCATCTTCCGCTACGAGCGGCCCCAGGCCGGACGATTCCGCGAGCACCACCAGGTCGGGGTCGAGGCGCTCGGCTCACAGGACCCGGCGATAGACGCCGAGGTCATATCGCTCCTGATGCAGTACCTGACATCGCTCGGGCTCCAGGGTCTCGAACTCAAGATCAACTCGGTCGGCTGCCCGGAGTGCCGCCCGGGATACCGCGAGGCGCTCAGGAAGGCGGTCGAGCCCTACCTGGCCGAACTCTGCGGAAACTGCCAAACGAGATACGACGCGAACCCACTGAGGATGCTCGACTGCAAGGTTCCGGGCTGCCGGGAGCTGACCGTGAACGTCCCGGACATCGCGGACCACCTCTGCGAGGAATGCTCGGGGCACCTGGGATCGGTCTTGCGTTACCTGGAACTGCTCGGCATCGGATACGTTCTCGACCCCAGGCTTGTGCGCGGATTCGACTACTACACCAAGACGGCATTCGAGGTCGCGAGCAGTCATCTCGGCTCGCAGAACGCGGTCGGTGGAGGAGGCCGTTACGACGGCCTGGTCGAGGAGATGGGCGGGCAGCCGACGCCGGGAGTCGGATTCGGGTCGGGCATCGAGCGGACGCTCGCGATCATGGAGGCGCAGGGAATCGAGACCCCGGACACCGCGCGCCCGGATATCTTCGTGGCCACGCTCGGCGAAGGGTCCCGCGAGGCGGGAATCAGACTGGTGGCGGACCTGCGCCGGGCCGGGATCGCCGCTGAGACCGACTATTCGGGCAAGAGCCTCAAAGCTCAGATGAAGGCGGCCGGACGCGAGCAGGCTCGCTTCACAGCGATCATCGGGGACGACGAGATGAGCCGAGGCCTGGCAAAGCTGAGGAACATGGAGACGAGAGAAGAGACGGACGTTCCGCTCGATCAGGCGGTGGAGAAGATAAGACGCCTTTTGGCATAG